The Microcebus murinus isolate Inina chromosome 4, M.murinus_Inina_mat1.0, whole genome shotgun sequence genome has a segment encoding these proteins:
- the CBLIF gene encoding cobalamin binding intrinsic factor has translation MGWFTLHLLSLLWAVAGTVTHIRNSCSVPSAQQPLVDGIQVLMENSVTSSSFPNPSILIAMNLAGAYSVEAQKLLTYELMASNTADLTTGQLALTIMALTSSCRDPGNRVSILQKQMENWAPSSPNAEASAFYGPSLAILALCQKNSEATLPIAVRFAKTLLANSSPFNVDTGAVATLALTCMYNKIPVGSEEAYRTLFGQVLKDIVENISLRIKSNGIIGDIYSTGLAMQALSVTPEQPNKGWNCEKTMDIILDEIKQGKFHNPMSVAQILPSLKGKTYLDVPQVSCNPGHEVLPTLPNDLSPVPTSAPNITVIYTINNQLRGVELLFNVTINVSVKRGSVLLIVLEEAQRKNPVFKFETTMTSWGLIISSINNIAENINHKTYWEFLSGTTPLNEGVADYIPFDHEHITANFTQY, from the exons ATGGGCTGGTTCACCCTCCACCTCCTGAGCCTTCTCTGGGCTGTGGCTGGGACCGTCACCCACATCCGGAACTCTTGTT CCGTCCCCTCCGCACAGCAGCCCTTGGTGGATGGCATACAAGTGCTCATGGAGAACTCGgtgacctcctcctccttcccaaacCCCAGCATCCTGATTGCCATGAACCTGGCCGGAGCCTACAGCGTGGAGGCCCAGAAGCTTCTGACTTATGAGCTCATGGCCAGCAACACAGCCG ACCTGACCACTGGCCAGCTCGCCCTCACCATTATggccctcacctcctcctgccGAGACCCTGGGAATAGAGTATCAATTCTGCAAAAACAAATGGAGAACTGGGCACCTTCAA GCCCCAACGCCGAGGCGTCAGCCTTCTACGGGCCCAGCCTGGCGATTTTGGCACTGTGCCAGAAGAACTCCGAGGCGACCTTGCCGATAGCAGTCCGCTTTGCCAAGACCCTGCTGGCCAATTCCTCCCCCTTCAACGTGG ACACGGGAGCAGTGGCAACTTTGGCTCTGACTTGCATGTACAACAAGATCCCCGTAGGTTCAGAGGAGGCTTACAGAACCCTGTTTGGCCAGGTACTAAAGGATATTGTGGAGAATATCAGCCTAAGGATCAAAAGCAATGGCATCATCGGAGACATCTACAGTACTGGCCTCGCCATGCAG GCTCTCTCTGTAACACCTGAGCAACCTAACAAGGGGTGGAACTGCGAGAAGACTATGGATATAATACTTGATGAGATTAAGCAGGGGAAATTCCACAACCCCATGTCCGTTGCCCAAATCCTCCCTTCACTAAAAGGCAAGACGTACCTAGATGTGCCCCAAGTGTCTTGTAACCCTG GTCATGAAGTGCTACCAACTCTACCCAACGATCTTAGCCCTGTCCCCACCTCAGCACCCAACATCACTGTCATATACACCATCAATAACCAGCTGAGGGGGGTGGAGCTACTCTTCAATGTGACCATCAACGTTAGTGTGAAGAGAGGGTCGGTGCTACTCATTGTCCTTGAAGAAGCACAGCGCAAAAATCCCGTGTTCAA atttgaAACTACAATGACATCTTGGGGCCTTATCATCTCTTCTATCAACAATATTGCTGAGAATATTAATCACAAGACATACTGGGAGTTCCTTAGTGGCACAACACCTCTGAATGAAg GGGTTGCTGACTACATACCCTTCGACCACGAGCATATCACAGCTAACTTCACACAGTACTAA
- the MRPL16 gene encoding large ribosomal subunit protein uL16m, producing MWKLLARAGAPLLRVPLSDSWATLPTSAGIKTLLPVPTYEDVSIPERPKLKFVERVPLVPKLRKEPKKLRDIRGPSTEATEFTEGNFAILALGGGYLHWGHFEMMRLTINRSLDPKNMFAIWRVPAPFKPITRKSVGQRMGGGKGAIDHYVTPVKAGRLVVEVGGRCEFKEVQGFLNQVAHKLPFPAKAVSRETLEKMRKDQEERERNNQNPWTFERVATANMLGIRKVLSPYDLTQKGRYWGKFYIPERV from the exons ATGTGGAAGCTGCTGGCTCGCGCCGGAGCACCGCTCCTGCGGGTGCCCTTGTCAG ATTCTTGGGCAACCCTGCCCACCAGCGCTGGGATAAAGACGCTGCTGCCAGTGCCAACTTACGAAG ATGTTTCTATTCCTGAAAGGCCCAAGCTGAAATTTGTTGAAAGGGTACCACTTGTGCCAAAACTAAGAAAAGAACCTAAAAAATTGCGTGACATACGGGGACCTTCCACTGAAGCTACTGAGTTCACAGAAGGCAATTTTGCAATCCTG GCACTTGGTGGCGGTTACCTCCATTGGGGCCATTTTGAAATGATGCGCCTGACAATCAACCGCTCTCTGGACCCCAAGAACATGTTTGCCATATGGCGAGTGCCAGCCCCTTTCAAGCCCATCACCCGCAAGAGTGTTGGGCAGCGCATGGGGGGAGGCAAAGGTGCCATTGATCACTACGTGACACCCGTGAAGGCTGGCCGCCTTGTAGTAGAGGTGGGTGGCCGTTGTGAATTCAAAGAGGTACAAGGTTTCCTTAACCAGGTTGCCCACAAGTTGCCCTTCCCAGCAAAGGCTGTGAGCCGAGAGACACTAGAGAAGATGCGGAAAGATCAAGAGGAACGAGAACGAAATAACCAAAACCCCTGGACCTTCGAGCGCGTAGCCACTGCCAACATGCTGGGGATACGGAAAGTACTGAGCCCGTATGACTTGACCCAGAAGGGGCGATACTGGGGCAAGTTCTACATCCCTGAACGTGTGTAG